From a region of the Phaeodactylum tricornutum CCAP 1055/1 chromosome 4, whole genome shotgun sequence genome:
- a CDS encoding predicted protein: MKFALQRRPLGSGRKAVAFVSWSCLLHTTTLAMTVVPKNVVVVGGGVQGTSVAYQLALRTPASTTITILESQQPASAASGKGGGFMARSWGDGSPTQGLHELAFDMYSDLAQTLGCESYRKLPVLSVSPGYNGMKAARKNKDLAKIIPGWLDGTVGRVGSMGGGEDTAQITPQEFVEKMLEHQSRIQVVLGTCWGVETDQGSERGSRKVATVEYNPKENPAEKKLLPADTIIVSAGPWSCAAEDWFHGAVQLPMEGIKSTSIVWKKPEGNDVDATALFCGEDDRFGTHLEVYPRPDGTIYICGIGGSDYVSKEDLKEGAFREICEANELRVAAAKASFQEMSSVYKTSGELDRSQACMRPCPPDAMPYMGSVPGYEGAYINAGHNCWGIAWAPACGKAMAELILDGESRCVNLTPFDPARYTPDAQRGTRGRKQRGNNVGEQW; the protein is encoded by the exons ATGAAATTTGCGCTGCAGAGGCGTCCACTGGGTTCTGGTCGGAAAGCCGTAGCCTTTGTGAGCTGGAGTTGCCTGCTCCACACCACAACGTTGGCGATGACGGTGGTTCCGAAAAACGTCGTGGTAGTCGGTGGCGGCGTCCAAGGTACCTCGGTAGCCTACCAGCTGGCGTTGCGGACCCCTGCGTCGACGACCATCACGATCTTGGAATCGCAACAGCCCGCCTCGGCGGCCTCCGGAAAGGGCGGGGGCTTTATGGCCCGCTCCTGGGGGGATGGATCACCGACGCAGGGTTTGCACGAACTGGCCTTCGACATGTACAGCGATCTAGCCCAGACATTGGGATGCGAGTCCTACCGGAAACTTCCCGTCTTATCCGTAAGCCCCGGATACAACGGTATGAAGGCAGCGCGGAAAAATAAGGACCTGGCCAAGATTATACCCGGCTGGCTGGACGGAACAGTCGGACGTGTGGGGAGTATGGGTGGCGGTGAGGACACTGCTCAAATTACGCCCCAGGAATTCGTAGAAAAGATGCTCGAACACCAAAGTCGTATTCAAGTTGTACTGGGAACGTGTTGGGGGGTTGAGACGGATCAGGGATCAGAACGAGGCTCTCGCAAAGTTGCCACGGTCGAGTACaatccaaaagaaaatccagCAGAAAAGAAACTGCTGCCAGCCGATACCATCATTGTCAGTGCCGGTCCTTGGTCCTGCGCGGCCGAAGACTGGTTTCATGGCGCGGTTCAGTTACCCATGGAAGGTATCAAGAGTACAAGTATTGTCTGGAAGAAACCGGAAGGGAATGATGTTGATGCAACGGCGTTGTTCTGTGGCGAAGACGATCGGTTTGGAACCCACT TGGAAGTGTATCCCCGACCGGACGGTACAATCTACATTTGTGGAATTGGAGGTTCGGACTATGTTTCGAAAGAGGATTTAAAGGAAGGCGCGTTTCGTGAAATTTGCGAGGCCAACGAATTGCGCGTGGCGGCGGCAAAAGCCAGCTTTCAGGAAATGTCGTCCGTGTACAAGACGTCAGGAGAACTCGATCGATCTCAAGCTTGCATGCGACCTTGTCCTCCCGACGCTATGCCATACATGGGTTCAGTTCCGGGATACGAGGGAGCTTACATCAACGCGGGTCACAATTGCTG GGGAATTGCGTGGGCACCAGCTTGTGGCAAAGCCATGGCTGAGCTGATACTTGATGGTGAGAGCCGTTGCGTCAACTTGACACCATTTGATCCGGCACGATATACGCCAGACGCCCAACGGGGCACACGCGGACGAAAACAACGAGGGAACAACGTCGGGGAACAATGGTAG